A genomic segment from Corythoichthys intestinalis isolate RoL2023-P3 chromosome 2, ASM3026506v1, whole genome shotgun sequence encodes:
- the LOC130911824 gene encoding tripartite motif-containing protein 54-like → MSLSQLQKGGAECEADFATLEKQLMCPICTELLQKPIVILPCQHNLCRRCADALYQSQNTLMLSSGSFCCPSCHQKVVLDCHGVYGLQRNLLVENIIDIYKHEVCGHSGSRSLPLPPSLPAQVICSQHSDEKVNIYCVSCQLAICSLCKVFGEHESCQVQSLEDAMQHKKDELRESVASVVEINQKIRAIMDELDEKCRKIEETCKTHKQNVYDKFRRMSSIVEERLSAMTERISKEEEEKAGGVRLLVRCYGDSVEANRKLLEKAVSALEDPDMVDFIQNSKDLITKVKTASSFHLVEMLKPSNQKMKRYRCNFRQQESAIAAIDFITFGDPLESTQNTESPEHSEVEDVSTQVPLSQAEPTLAPPECSIQDRPIECEKEQVLMKEEAQGEAKECSASQEEMAAQINTQQAVIALFYLVAFLVLLQKAWSYIGCFIIR, encoded by the exons ATGTCTCTGAGTCAGCTGCAAAAAGGCGGAGCAGAGTGTGAGGCAGACTTTGCCACTCTGGAGAAGCAGCTGATGTGTCCCATCTGTACGGAGCTTCTTCAAAAGCCCATCGTCATCCTACCCTGCCAGCACAACCTATGTAGGAGGTGTGCCGATGCGCTCTATCAG tctcaGAACACTTTGATGCTGAGCAGCGGCAGCTTTTGCTGTCCATCATGTCACCAGAAGGTGGTCCTGGATTGCCACGGTGTCTACGGCCTGCAGCGCAATCTTCTGGTGGAGAACATTATCGACATATACAAACATGAAGTCTGCGGTCACAGTGGCAGCAG gtccctccctctcccgcCTTCGCTTCCTGCTCAGGTGATTTGCTCACAGCACTCGGACGAGAAGGTCAACATCTACTGTGTCTCCTGCCAGCTGGCCATCTGCTCCCTCTGTAAGGTTTTTGGAGAGCATGAGTCCTGCCAGGTGCAATCTCTGGAAGATGCCATGCAGCACAAGAAG GACGAACTGAGGGAAAGTGTGGCTTCAGTGGTGGAGATCAACCAGAAAATTAGAGCAATAATGGACGAGCTCGATGAAAAGTGCAGGAAAATCGAG gaGACCTGCAAGACTCACAAACAAAATGTATACGACAAGTTCAGACGAATGTCCTCAATCGTGGAGGAAAGACTTAGT GCCATGACGGAGAGAATCagcaaagaagaagaagaaaaggcaggcggTGTCCGGCTGCTTGTGCGTTGCTATGGAGATAGTGTAGAGGCTAACCGGAAGTTGTTGGAGAAAGCAGTCAGCGCTTTGGAGGATCCCGACATGGTGGATTTTATTCAG AATTCCAAAGATTTGATCACAAA GGTCAAAACTGCCAGTAGCTTCCATCTGGTTGAGATGCTGAAACCAAGTAACCAAAAGATGAAACGTTACAGATGCAACTTCAGGCAGCAGGAGTCCGcaattgctgccattgacttcatCACAT TTGGAGATCCTTTGGAAAGCACCCAAAATACAGAATCTCCAGAACATTCAGAAGTTGAGGATGTGTCCACACAAGTCCCCCTTTCGCAGGCAGAACCAACATTGGCGCCTCCTGAATGCTCTATCCAAGATCGGCCTATAGAATGTGAGAAGGAGCAAGTCCTTATGAAAGAGGAGGCGCAAGGAGAGGCTAAGGAATGTTCTGCATCGCAGGAGGAAATGGCTGCTCAAATAAACACGCAACAG GCTGTCATTGCACTGTTCTACCTCGTGGCCTTCCTGGTTCTCTTGCAGAAGGCTTGGTCCTACATAGGCTGCTTTATCATCAGGTAG
- the LOC130912238 gene encoding dnaJ homolog subfamily C member 5-like, translating into MEQQRQRALSTSGESLYAVLGVDKNATTEDIKKCYRKLALKFHPDKNPDNPEAAEKFKEINNAHAILSDGTKKNIYDKYGSLGLYVAEQFGEENVNTYFVLSSWWAKALFVFCCLSTGCYFCCCLCCCCNCCCGKCKPRPPMDQEPEFYVSPEDLEAQMTADERDGVNEPIVMQPSSATETTQLTAEAHQSYRTDSY; encoded by the exons ATGGAGCAGCAGAGACAGAGAGCTCTGTCCACGTCAGGAGAATCATTGTACGCGGTTTTGGGAGTCGACAAGAATGCAACAACTGAGGACATCAAGAAATGTTACAG gaAACTGGCATTAAAGTTTCACCCAGATAAAAATCCTGACAATCCAGAAGCGGCTGAGAAGTTCAAAGAAATAAACAACGCTCATGCCATTTTGAGCGACGGCACCAAGAAGAACATCTACGACAAGTACGGCTCCCTGGGCCTCTATGTGGCCGAGCAGTTTGGAGAGGAGAATGTCAACACCTACTTTGTCCTGTCCAGTTGGTGGGCCAAG GCCTTGTTTGTCTTCTGCTGCTTGTCCACCGGTTGTTACTTCTGCTGCTGCTTGTGCTGCTGCTGCAACTGCTGCTGTGGCAAATGCAAACCTCGGCCGCCCATGGACCAGGAGCCTGAATTCTACGTTTCCCCTGAGGACCTTGAGGCCCAGATGACGGCCGACGAGAGAG ATGGCGTCAACGAGCCCATCGTGATGCAGCCATCCTCTGCTACAGAAACCACGCAGCTCACCGCCGAGGCCCACCAAAGCTACCGGACTGATTCATATTAG